The DNA region ATAATTAGGGACTTAGATACATAAAAGCAAATTTCTAACAGAAAAGGGAAAGATAAATAAGTAGGTTATAACTTAGATCATCGGTATTTACATCAGAccagaaaaatgaagaaaacacGTGCACCTCTCAACAATGTTATCCAAGAGAATCGTCTTGGGTAgcttcatcatcctcatccaTTGCATCATCCAGTTTGTGATCCATATCAGCTTGACCACTACCCTCAGTATCTGATACCGATCCACCTTTATCATCAACTCCATTATCATCGTCATTGTCAGTGCAACTCTCAGTATCTGAGTTGGAAGTAGAACCCCGCTTTTCTCTCCCTTGATCATAATCATCATCTATAGCACCGTCAAACTGCTCCTTTAAGTCAGGAGCAACAATTCCAATCATTTCACCAAGTGCTTGACGTTCATGATTCCGTCTTTTGGCAATGGACTCAGAAGAGGGGGTAATTTGACTCTCGGCCACTGGAACATTGGAATCATGTAGAGCCATAGCACCTTCTTCATCGTTGTCTCTGCTTCTTGAATGTTCAGTCCTTCTGGTGGCCATAGCCACAGGAGAGGGGGTACTTTGACTCTCAGCCACCTGCATGTTGGAATCACGTATAGCTACATCACCTTCTTCATCGTCTCTACTTCTTGGAGATTCATTCTCTCCATGGACAGAAGGAGCTGTGCTACAAGCCCAGCTACCTGCAACTTCAGAAGCTAAAAGGTCTGTTGTTCTAATTGTGCCTCCAGCTTCTGTATCTTCCATAGACTTTAAATTTTCAAGGGGATTATTTGATTGAGAGTCATGCCTAGCTTCTGGACAAAGTGTTTGACCTTGCTCATCAGTTTCTTGCACATGGCTTTCATCGTCAATCTGCATTGTATCCTCAGCTAAAGTACTGGACTTGTTCAAATCAATATTTCGTTCACCATCAAATCCAAGGCTTTCAGTTTCAAGAACTTGCTCAGTGCCTATGGCATCTCCCTCCAAAACAGGTGCTGTGCCAACTCCATCAATTTCAGAACCAAAGGCGGCCTTGATGCCATGGTCTGCACTAGTAAAATCTGCCTCTTGGGTATTTTGACATTCTTCTTGGCTTCTGAAATCACAGTCATGCTTCTCAGTAACGCTGGCTTCATCACTAGAAGTTTCAACTTGATTTCTGTCAATACCCTGTGCTGAAGCAGCTGGGCCAGCTTTAGCAGTGCTGTTACCACAGTAACCTGTTGCATCTTTCTGTCTGCCTAAGGTTTCATTTATGACCCCGTACTGTACATTGAGATCGATATCAATTGATGTGTTCTCATAATTCTCCTCATCTTCCAAAGTCCTCTGCATTGCCTTCAGTTGTTCCTGCTGCTTAGCAAAAAGTGCTGAAATTTCCTCGGTAGTGGAATAAAATGCTCGAAGTTGTGTTTCCCTGCATGGACCATATGTCCAAAACCAATCAAGTCACCACTATTTAGGCTACTGCAAATTCAAGCATATTGAAAGAcacaaaatttggaaaaaaaaaaaatccatcccTAGATGAAAATGTATAAAGGCTACCTAGCtctaaaatgataaatttatgcAATTGTAGATTAAGAAACTCTCTCTATTTATCTATTGTTACCCATGTATTTATATCAAATGAAAAGCTGGCAGTAGCAAAATACATGCgtatggtccgtttggattgagggagagggaagaggagtagagtagagtagaatagaTTTGAcccaaaattagcctatttttagccaactctactctactccccttcactcccccctccatccaaacaggcccttaatCTGTGACTTAAGTACAAAATGATCTATAATTGGAATCAGAAAATAACAGACTTGGCAGAACATCAGGAAGGTGTaaatcccaaaaacacacacgcATGCACAGAGACAATTATTACTATGGGAAATTCAACGTAAGCCCAAAAAAGACAGTAAACAAGTAATTTCATTCTTACCAAACATTAGCTTCacattggaaaaagaaaagaaagaacaactAGTAAAGAATGCAATGAAGCAGAATGACAATTTTAAAGTGAGCTACTGAGCAGCACGGGATTATATAATTCACATACATTTTTAAGTCAAGTACCAGCACACAACTCAAgcttaaaataaaacaaatgatGTTGTTTGCAATGGATAGCAACAAGGACCATACTAGAATTTAAGAAGTCCATGCAGACATCATTGATATTATCtttctaaacttaaatatacctccctccctccctcttcCCCCCcacctcttctctctctctcactctctctcattAAAGATGAAAATGTCAGCTGTTGAGGTCCTTGGATATCATATGGTACAAAGcccataaattttattttttatttttgatagagACTACTTAGTGAAAATAAGCATGAAGTAGCCTAGAGAATTACAAAGCCCATAAATAAAGCTGAAGAGatgttttcccttttattaaTATTCTATTTCCAACTTAAGTCACAAATATATAACCCAAGGATATCATTTGATATCCAGCATGCACAGAAAGCACACGACCAGATATTTAGGTAGACTAGAAGCAAGTTCTGAGCCAGGAACTTGCTGAGACTCACACATCCAGTAATGATATAGATGGGAGTGTTAACTTCtaacacaaaatcataaaataaaaaaaaactacctccTCATATACCAGCTGGATCAATACATTTACAGTTACCTGCTTGCTCCATGTCTCCCACAATGTTACTTTGAATTAAAAAGCAACATTTTGCATTTCTTTTGACAAAGGAATTAACAAGTACATGTGCCTATCTACCAATATATATCTCAAGCTATTCCAAAATAGGCTTCAGAGACAAGAAAATATTGTCAAAGGGTGAACCAAACACAAGATGAATGCCAGAGCAGTAAAGAACAAGTTCATATGGTTATATTACAGGCTACAGTTTTAATTAGAacttgtaataaattttaaaattctccAAGGCATTTGCAAATCAATATTTCATCTCGAGATGTTTCCGATTTTCCACTGCTCCAAAAACAAATCAGATTGAAATTTAAACCGTATACCCCAAATCAGACATCTTTTGGTTTCTCTATTACACAAAGGAACTGCCACAAATGTTCTAATTTAAAGGTGCTAAGAAATATTGGCACTTGTTTTGATTTAGAGCAAGTTAACGACACCAACAATGTCTGTCAGAATCAGTTCATAAAATCCACGCAATGGCCCTTCATCATTGGCCAATGGTATTGTAGGAAGGTAAGATTCAAGACTATTCTTTTCACCAAGCTGGCCAAttcaaagaggagaaagaaaaatgaagtaatgaaagcaataataaaatatgatatttaacAAATTAGTTTATGGAAATTAGAAGTACAAGCTTGAGCAATACCACATAACTTATGGGGAAAATTTCATATTATCAGCAAGATTTAATAAAACTTGTGTCATGCACGTAGAACAAAATGCTTTCCAATAGCTGATAATCACAGTGTATCTACAGCTTCAGATCTCTTACCGAAGCATTATCCGTTCTCTGGCACCTTTTAACCTTTGTCTCTCAAAATCAAGATCCCGCAGTGTGGCATTTATCTCTAGTTCAAGGGCAGAAACCTTAGCCCATGCTTCTTCTCGAGCTGACTGCTACCAACAGCAAGAAAAGACTCAGCTTAAAATTAGAATAGTTTCACTAAGATGCCTAAAAAGAAACTTATGCTCAGCTTGCAACCAAAATCATATTTGAAGAATTCAACACAATGCTAAATCCTTCAAATCTGATATTCAAACGTCTCACTGGAGTGgattagaaagaaagaaagtaaactGCAAGAGCCTTAAAAAATCCAGCatctatacacacacatgcCATATTATTTTTCATAGAAAGATTGAAAAACTTCATATTTGAGAAGTtaactctccttttttttttttttgtgtggataacATAGGGGTTTGAGAAATCGACTCTCACCCTATACCATCACACGCAATAAGCCACAAAGGGCATTAAACCTGGCATCTGTCTGACTTCGCCTTATATGTAATCCACAGTCAGTAAAATTCATGTCATCAATATTAACGCATCATCTTAGTCGATGACATAATTAAAAAACATGGATATCTCGTGTGCAAGGATTTAGGATGGGACAGTGAAAAAATCAAAGATACACCCTAACACTGAGGGTCAAAGAgctatatatgaaaatgcagTAACAAGGATTCATATTGAACCAatagaatattttaatgaaCAAAAAGAAGTTTCCATTTCTACCTTTTCAATCTCTAGCTCTTTTCTCAATCTTTTCATTTCATGTTCAAGTGTTTCCACTCTCTGCTTCAACATCCCAACAAGCAAAAAGAGCATTAGCTTCAACATCTTCTTTAGGtgaaaaaaaccccaaaaaggTAAGGCACGCACtaaaaatagtatttaattttaaCCAAAGTTATTACTTTTCTTCCATTTGCAGAGGCTAACTGCTCTTCACAAACTTTGGTTTCCAGCTGGCGAACGTTATTGTCAGAGATAACCAACTTTTGCCTAGTGTCTTCCTGCAGCAGTCAAGGCAACAAAGAAATAAACCTCTAAAGGTTGAAATAAACTACATGAAATGTGCATTAATGACAAtaagctctagctcaaatggcatcTCCTTCCTTTGTAAAAGCAAGTTCAAGTGTGAGTTCATTATTACAAGACCCAATGGTGTGTTgtaattaccaataaaaaaaaagtgcattaactaaaaaaaaaagtgcaactATACCAGTTTGGACCTCAACGTTTCCACTAGCAAACACCTTTCTCTCTCTGATTCCTGAGAACACAAATGTGGATATATAATTCTGCTAttcttttaaaacaaaatatacatatgGAACATCCAGCTTCTTAATTACTACCAAAAAGCATTCAGACCTGAAGTTTATTAATTACTTCTTGCTGCTCTCTTTCTCGTCTTAGGCCTGCATCAGACAATCGTTTTAATTCCTCTTGCGCCTCTGACTGTGCTCTCTGCACTGCTGCTTTTAAGTCTGCTGTAGCCTTTTCTCGTTCTCCTCTTCTCTGGTCACGCTCTTCAATTAATTGTGTCTTGAGCTCGGCTATAGATGCCTTTTGACTACAAACAAGTAATCAGGCAATTCAGATGTTTTTTCCTTAGAATTTTCCGACCATTTTGCTTTTAACCAAAGAGAATCACATGGTCAaaatcatggttttgaaacccggactattcaaagaactaaaaaagggagaggttaaaggtttttgaggttggaCTAAGGTTCAACTGAGGTCAAgccatgacattttttttttttaattcaattacataataaatataatagttTGTGAAAGAAAGACACAACTAGCTAATTTTCCTTAATGGTTAACGTGTCAGACAACATTTAGAGCATGAGAGGGATGGGTTCGAGTCCCCACACCtgcaacttaaaaaaaaatttccaaaacaaCATATTCATCTGAACCAGTTTAAAAAACCAGCCGGACCTC from Castanea sativa cultivar Marrone di Chiusa Pesio chromosome 6, ASM4071231v1 includes:
- the LOC142640915 gene encoding uncharacterized protein LOC142640915 isoform X1, which produces MAAVVDDNNQATAIGAPKSGSPSASASPPNPNNNNNNSTNKNGTSSSTSSSSKDHILSVASKIASQPLQFSDPNVWAVLTAISTNARKRHQSINMLLTADEHCIGRLVEDTRFQIESNAVSANHCKIYRRKLALASATADDSDYSVFLKDTSTNGTYLNWEKLRKNSAEAKVDHGDIISFAAPPQHELAFAFVYREVLASTPVTDGAAAKRKAEDFVSENKRFKGIGIGAPEGPISLDDFRSLQRSNKELRKQLESQGLTIDTLRNENRASAQHHENEMKELKDSVAKSYVDQLNGLNQLLEVKQIELDSVNKISSEQKHSIEDLNRRLSASIQSCTEANAIMESQKASIAELKTQLIEERDQRRGEREKATADLKAAVQRAQSEAQEELKRLSDAGLRREREQQEVINKLQESERERCLLVETLRSKLEDTRQKLVISDNNVRQLETKVCEEQLASANGRKRVETLEHEMKRLRKELEIEKQSAREEAWAKVSALELEINATLRDLDFERQRLKGARERIMLRETQLRAFYSTTEEISALFAKQQEQLKAMQRTLEDEENYENTSIDIDLNVQYGVINETLGRQKDATGYCGNSTAKAGPAASAQGIDRNQVETSSDEASVTEKHDCDFRSQEECQNTQEADFTSADHGIKAAFGSEIDGVGTAPVLEGDAIGTEQVLETESLGFDGERNIDLNKSSTLAEDTMQIDDESHVQETDEQGQTLCPEARHDSQSNNPLENLKSMEDTEAGGTIRTTDLLASEVAGSWACSTAPSVHGENESPRSRDDEEGDVAIRDSNMQVAESQSTPSPVAMATRRTEHSRSRDNDEEGAMALHDSNVPVAESQITPSSESIAKRRNHERQALGEMIGIVAPDLKEQFDGAIDDDYDQGREKRGSTSNSDTESCTDNDDDNGVDDKGGSVSDTEGSGQADMDHKLDDAMDEDDEATQDDSLG
- the LOC142640915 gene encoding uncharacterized protein LOC142640915 isoform X2, whose protein sequence is MAAVVDDNNQATAIGAPKSGSPSASASPPNPNNNNNNSTNKNGTSSSTSSSSKDHILSVASKIASQPLQFSDPNVWAVLTAISTNARKRHQSINMLLTADEHCIGRLVEDTRFQIESNAVSANHCKIYRRKLALASATADDSDYSVFLKDTSTNGTYLNWEKLRKNSAEAKVDHGDIISFAAPPQHELAFAFVYREVLASTPVTDGAAAKRKAEDFVSENKRFKGIGIGAPEGPISLDDFRSLQRSNKELRKQLESQGLTIDTLRNENRASAQHHENEMKELKDSVAKSYVDQLNGLNQLLEVKQIELDSVNKISSEQKHSIEDLNRRLSASIQSCTEANAIMESQKASIAELKTQLIEERDQRRGEREKATADLKAAVQRAQSEAQEELKRLSDAGLRREREQQEVINKLQESERERCLLVETLRSKLEDTRQKLVISDNNVRQLETKVCEEQLASANGRKRVETLEHEMKRLRKELEIEKSAREEAWAKVSALELEINATLRDLDFERQRLKGARERIMLRETQLRAFYSTTEEISALFAKQQEQLKAMQRTLEDEENYENTSIDIDLNVQYGVINETLGRQKDATGYCGNSTAKAGPAASAQGIDRNQVETSSDEASVTEKHDCDFRSQEECQNTQEADFTSADHGIKAAFGSEIDGVGTAPVLEGDAIGTEQVLETESLGFDGERNIDLNKSSTLAEDTMQIDDESHVQETDEQGQTLCPEARHDSQSNNPLENLKSMEDTEAGGTIRTTDLLASEVAGSWACSTAPSVHGENESPRSRDDEEGDVAIRDSNMQVAESQSTPSPVAMATRRTEHSRSRDNDEEGAMALHDSNVPVAESQITPSSESIAKRRNHERQALGEMIGIVAPDLKEQFDGAIDDDYDQGREKRGSTSNSDTESCTDNDDDNGVDDKGGSVSDTEGSGQADMDHKLDDAMDEDDEATQDDSLG